A single region of the Candidatus Kryptoniota bacterium genome encodes:
- a CDS encoding OsmC family protein has translation MKIVLKQVEGNAYVGKGESNHWVPVDTSPSEGGSGAGTGPMELVLIALAGCTAIDVELILKKKRSGMKRLEVEVSGERAKNPPRVFTNIHVKYIIHGEVKRADAEHAVSLSQDKYCSVAGTLRHAVSMTHEIEIVE, from the coding sequence ATGAAGATTGTTCTTAAGCAGGTAGAGGGTAATGCTTACGTCGGGAAGGGAGAATCGAATCATTGGGTTCCGGTCGACACATCCCCGTCGGAAGGCGGAAGCGGCGCTGGCACCGGACCGATGGAGCTCGTATTGATCGCTCTCGCCGGCTGCACTGCCATCGATGTCGAACTCATTTTGAAAAAGAAACGCTCCGGCATGAAGCGGCTCGAAGTCGAAGTGTCAGGTGAGAGGGCGAAGAATCCTCCGCGAGTCTTCACCAACATCCACGTCAAGTACATCATTCATGGTGAAGTGAAAAGAGCAGATGCCGAACACGCTGTTTCTCTATCCCAGGATAAGTATTGCTCTGTAGCGGGAACGCTGAGACATGCAGTCAGCATGACACACGAAATCGAGATTGTAGAGTAA
- the surE gene encoding 5'/3'-nucleotidase SurE, with protein MKTKPHILVSNDDGIDSPGLLTLVKALKRFAQVSVVAPSIQQSAIGHAITMRTPLRAHEFHRDGKMFGYAVDGTPADCVKLAIKRLVKQKLDLVISGINDGLNTAVNVIYSGTVSAATEGTILGIPSIAVSLEYTLKPNFEFAAKVAVKFAKFVIKRGLPRDTILNINVPAIPASRIKGIRFTRQGRSRWDDEFFQRKDPKNRDYFWLAGKMHVFDRDPDVDQVALKSGYVSVTPIHFDLTHHEFLDQMKRDWEGKIRL; from the coding sequence ATGAAAACAAAACCACATATCCTGGTATCAAATGACGACGGAATCGACTCACCCGGACTCCTGACTCTTGTGAAAGCTCTGAAAAGATTCGCACAAGTCTCAGTCGTGGCGCCGAGCATTCAACAGAGTGCGATTGGACATGCGATCACGATGAGGACTCCATTGAGGGCTCACGAGTTTCATCGCGACGGCAAGATGTTCGGTTACGCAGTGGATGGCACACCTGCAGACTGTGTGAAGCTGGCAATAAAGAGACTCGTTAAACAAAAATTAGATCTCGTCATCTCCGGAATAAATGACGGACTCAATACAGCGGTCAACGTCATTTACTCGGGGACCGTAAGTGCCGCAACCGAAGGCACGATACTCGGAATCCCCTCTATCGCGGTGTCGCTCGAGTATACTCTCAAACCAAATTTCGAGTTTGCGGCGAAGGTTGCGGTGAAATTCGCGAAGTTCGTCATCAAACGCGGATTGCCGAGAGATACGATACTGAATATCAATGTCCCTGCGATCCCGGCGAGTAGGATCAAAGGAATCAGATTTACGCGCCAGGGCAGATCAAGATGGGATGACGAATTCTTTCAGAGGAAGGATCCGAAGAACCGCGACTATTTTTGGCTCGCGGGCAAAATGCACGTCTTCGATCGTGATCCAGACGTAGACCAAGTCGCACTTAAGTCCGGATATGTTTCCGTTACGCCGATCCACTTCGATCTGACACATCACGAGTTTCTCGACCAAATGAAGAGAGACTGGGAAGGAAAAATCAGGCTCTGA